The genomic window GACGCTGCACGATCATCTTGTTGCTGTAACGGTTGGGGTTGCGGGTGCGGCCTTCCTTCTTGCCCCAAGGGGACACAGGGTGGCGACCACCGGAGGTCTTACCCTCACCACCGCCGTGCGGGTGGTCAACGGGGTTCATCACGACACCACGAACGGTCGGGCGGACACCCTTCCAGCGCATACGACCGGCCTTGCCCCAGCGGATGTTGATCTGGTCAGCGTTTCCGACCTCACCCACGGTGGCGCGGCAGCGGATGTCCACGCGGCGGATTTCGGAGGAAGGCATACGCAGCACTGCGTACTTGCCTGCCTTACCGAGCAACTGGATGGAAGCACCAGCGGAGCGGGCGAGCTTGGCGCCAGCGCCAGGCTTGAGCTCCACGCAGTGGATCACGGTACCGGCGGGGATGTTACGCAGTGGAAGGTTGTTGCCAACCTTGATGTCTGCGTTTGCGCCGGATTCGAGGATCTGACCCTGCTTGAGGTTCTTCGGTGCGATGATGTAGCGCTTTTCGCCATCGGCGTAGTGCAGCAGCGCAATGTTGGCGGTGCGGTTCGGGTCGTACTCGATGTGAGCAACCTTGGCCGGAATGCCATCTTTGTCGGTGCGGC from Corynebacterium gerontici includes these protein-coding regions:
- the rplB gene encoding 50S ribosomal protein L2, producing the protein MAIRKYKPTTPGRRQSSVSMFEEITRSNPEKSLLRPLPKKGGRNVHGHITVRHKGGGHKRRYRVIDFRRTDKDGIPAKVAHIEYDPNRTANIALLHYADGEKRYIIAPKNLKQGQILESGANADIKVGNNLPLRNIPAGTVIHCVELKPGAGAKLARSAGASIQLLGKAGKYAVLRMPSSEIRRVDIRCRATVGEVGNADQINIRWGKAGRMRWKGVRPTVRGVVMNPVDHPHGGGEGKTSGGRHPVSPWGKKEGRTRNPNRYSNKMIVQRRRTNKSKKR